Below is a genomic region from Streptomyces sp. NBC_00461.
GCCTCTCAGCAACATGCCTCTGAGCCAGCCGAGTTGAGCCGCCGCGGTCTGCTGAGGACCGCCGGCGGACTCACCGCCGTACTCGCTCTCGCAGGCTCCTCCGCCGCGCTGGCGGGCACCACCGCCGGCGCGGCCCCGGCGGCCTTCACCCACCCCGGCATGCTCCACAATGCCGGCGACATCAACCGAGCCAAGGTCAGGGTCGCGGCGGGAACCGACCCCTGGCTGTCCGGCTGGAAGAAGCTGACCGCCAACTCCCACTCGCAGTCCACCTGGACGCCCAACCCGCAGGCCACCATCATCCGCGGCGGCACGGGCGAGAACTACGGCATCCTCTACAACGACATCGCGGCCGCCTACCAGAACGCCCTGCGCTGGGCGGTGGGCGGTACGGCAGCCAACGGCGACACCGCCGTCAGGATCCTCAACGCCTGGTCGTCCAAGCTGACCACCCTCACCGGAAACGCCGACCGGTTCCTCGCCGCCGGCATCTACGGCTGGACGTTCTGCCAGGCCGCCGAACTCATGCGCGGCCACGCCGGGTTCGACCTCGCCGCCTTCCAGAAGATGATGGTCAACGTCTTCTACCCGCTCAACAACAGCTTCCTGACCCACCACAACGGCGCCTGCATCACCAACTACTGGGCCAACTGGGACCTGTGCAACATGGCCTCGGTCATGGCCATCGGGATCCTCACCGACAACGCGGCCAAGTACGACCAGGCCGTCACCTACTTCAAGTCCGGCGCCGGCAACGGCTCCATCGCGCACGCGGTGCCGTTCCTCTACACCGACTCCGGCGGCTACGGCCTCGGCCAGTGGCAGGAGTCCGGCCGCGACCAGGGGCACACCGTCATGGGCATGGGCCAGATGGGCGCGATCTGCGAGATGGCCTGGAACCAGGGCGACGACCTGTACTCGTACGACGGCCGCCGCTTCATGAAGGGCGCCCAGTACGTCGCCAAGTACAACCTGGGCCAGGACGTGCCCTACACCACCTACAAGTGGGGCACCGGGCAGAACTGCGCCCAGATGTCCCAGACGGTGATCAGCGTCGGCTCCCGCGGTGCGCTGCGCCCGGTCTGGGCCATGCTCCACTACCACTACAACCGGCGCCTGCACCTCGACGACAAGTACATCTCGGCCATGTACGGCCGCGTCGCCCCCGAAGGCGGAGGGGGTGACTTCGGCTCCACCAGCGGCGGCTACGACCAGCTCGGCTTCGGCACCCTGATGTACGCGAAGTAACCGCGCACGTAACCGTGTACGC
It encodes:
- a CDS encoding alginate lyase family protein: MSRTSPHRASQQHASEPAELSRRGLLRTAGGLTAVLALAGSSAALAGTTAGAAPAAFTHPGMLHNAGDINRAKVRVAAGTDPWLSGWKKLTANSHSQSTWTPNPQATIIRGGTGENYGILYNDIAAAYQNALRWAVGGTAANGDTAVRILNAWSSKLTTLTGNADRFLAAGIYGWTFCQAAELMRGHAGFDLAAFQKMMVNVFYPLNNSFLTHHNGACITNYWANWDLCNMASVMAIGILTDNAAKYDQAVTYFKSGAGNGSIAHAVPFLYTDSGGYGLGQWQESGRDQGHTVMGMGQMGAICEMAWNQGDDLYSYDGRRFMKGAQYVAKYNLGQDVPYTTYKWGTGQNCAQMSQTVISVGSRGALRPVWAMLHYHYNRRLHLDDKYISAMYGRVAPEGGGGDFGSTSGGYDQLGFGTLMYAK